In the Silurus meridionalis isolate SWU-2019-XX chromosome 6, ASM1480568v1, whole genome shotgun sequence genome, one interval contains:
- the ankrd33bb gene encoding ankyrin repeat domain-containing protein 33B, whose translation MAGGSSRIVMETFAHSSGSRDAEENEDSCYPDYDDNLYLVDDDDDDDDDIYQEFEELDFFQLPDAKSIASDDSFYPPDNLVVSQRSPTPEGPEHLSFFMACCSNNAIIVKIMIRQGVSKEEVREVDKNNRTGLIVACYQGYVDVVIALSQCPYINVNWQDSEGNTALMTAAQAGHIMITNFLLNYYAGVDIELRNCHGFTAIMKAAMQGRAHCVRALMMSGADIEVRDYGRKLMPLEWALFTGRYETARMMQRLMDRPCAEQFCDSFCMEWPKLSQLVCQAKEPQPCWREVSERMCGSFNFRMRMEPLEEGALDYMVRLTTALASPLVATACSTVCPGSPPCVGKHRPAVPDMLQDNDKRREDLKGIEKYKCLFQNGRVPLVVKEREKGACRQVPTLPDVVLASSMTLWRSSLLPLHMIRRRSVCPGLVVPRVRMCKAPPPTYIPERNRCRSKNSQHLQVPKWKYKLLKKEKEQEKQNDKLRLPTVKKR comes from the exons ATGGCAGGGGGATCCTCCCGCATTGTCATGGAAACCTTTGCACACAGCAGCGGCAGCAGGGATGCAGAGGAAAACGAGGACTCCTGTTATCCAGACTACGATGACAATTTGTACCTGGTcgacgacgatgatgatgacgatgacgatATCTATCAGGAATTTGAGGAATTGGACTTCTTTCAGTTACCTGATGCCAAAAGCATCGCTTCGGACGATTCCTTCTATCCACCTGATAATTTGGTTGTCTCTCAGAGATCCCCAACCCCTGAGGGTCCAGAGCATCTCAGTTTTTTTATGGCATGCTGCAGTAATAATGCCATCATTGTCAAAATTATGATCAGGCAAGGAGTCAGTAAAGAGGAAGTTCGAGAAGTGGATAAAAACAACAGG ACTGGTCTGATTGTGGCGTGTTATCAGGGCTACGTGGACGTCGTCATCGCCCTCTCACAGTGTCCATACATAAATGTAAACTGGCAAGACAGCGAGGGCAACACTGCTTTAATGACAGCTGCACAAGCAG GTCACATTATGATTACCAACTTTTTGCTGAACTACTATGCTGGGGTGGACATTGAACTCAGAAACTGTCACGGCTTCACGGCCATCATGAAAGCGGCCATGCAGGGCCGCGCCCACTGTGTCCGTGCCCTTATGATGTCAG GTGCGGATATTGAGGTGAGGGACTATGGGCGTAAGCTGATGCCGCTTGAATGGGCACTTTTCACAGGTCGCTATGAGACAGCGCGGATGATGCAGAGGCTCATGGACCGGCCATGTGCCGAGCAGTTCTGCGACTCATTCTGTATGGAGTGGCCCAAGTTGTCTCAACTGGTGTGCCAGGCCAAGGAGCCCCAACCATGCTGGAGGGAGGTGTCGGAGCGCATGTGCGGCAGCTTCAACTTCAGGATGAGGATGGAGCCTCTGGAGGAGGGTGCGTTAGACTACATGGTGCGTCTGACCACAGCGCTGGCAAGTCCGCTTGTGGCCACTGCCTGCAGTACAGTATGCCCAGGCAGCCCCCCATGTGTAGGCAAACATCGACCAGCTGTTCCTGATATGCTCCAGGACAATGACAAGCGAAGGGAGGATCTTAAGGGAATAGAAAAATATAAGTGTCTCTTCCAAAATGGTCGCGTGCCACTGGTTGTCAAGGAAAGGGAGAAGGGTGCCTGCCGGCAAGTGCCAACGCTGCCAGATGTGGTACTGGCGTCCAGCATGACACTGTGGAGGAGCAGCCTGCTGCCACTGCACATGATACGCAGGAGAAGCGTGTGCCCAGGTCTTGTGGTGCCCAGGGTACGCATGTGCAAGGCTCCACCACCAACCTACATACCTGAGAGGAACCGGTGCAGGAGCAAGAATTCACAGCACCTGCAGGTGCCCAAGTGGAAGTACAAGCTattgaaaaaggagaaagagcagGAAAAGCAAAATGACAAGCTCAGACTTCCTACTGTGAAGAAGAGATGA